From the genome of Fusarium oxysporum f. sp. lycopersici 4287 chromosome 3, whole genome shotgun sequence, one region includes:
- a CDS encoding hypothetical protein (At least one base has a quality score < 10), with protein sequence MKVSSGVHACLLGVLTQHVAQSWALLGEAKAMVEDSMEWMDKFYDPKISQLYDLESKAAMNHETLASTWYAVGLLARNGDGDASRAEDVIRYVIKDQHDNPKDLWYGDYTREPEEPTVGTPWYPARMYGSWDPNWRGFVGLSFITIYEEFGDLLSDDLKGLILESLRNCSIGGSYREGGVNGDNLYPSYSNTAIMRAIETSWTGRQIGDDNMTQAGEDYAKKIIDLFDLHDTLSEFNSATYTGISLFGLTLWCKYGHGDSILSQRGPDLLRGVWNYTSQLWNPGMRNLAGPWDRSYTFDMTKSLGILSHFLAPIIGRKEAGVWQYPEVMSHARDWAWAPLIAVHSEFHNSLLSEDLKESLKIFDGERTYKGKAYYPPYDLDTRNITTWLSESLMIGAQSYRTQSANGPSNNKAQFHPAVAHWAYGDDSIGWLSLRPTEAHVLMQVSPKKLKVTYPEGTSSSVFTFVASPSLAKRDVQSWADIQGISISVSGNANPVPKVTFAGRYGGLGSPIYDYNYWSLVHTMPPGFEGAPEIIIEFE encoded by the exons ATGAAGGTCTCTAGTGGGGTGCATGCTTGCCTCCTTGGCGTTCTTACCCAGCATGTTGCGCAATCATGGGCGCTACTAGGAGAGGCGAAAGCAATGGTTGAAGACTCTATGGAGTGGATGGACAAGTTCTACGACCCGAAGATCTCACAGCTATATGACCTCGAATCTAAGGCGGCAATGAACCACGAGACACTAGCCTCTACATGGTATGCGGTCGGACTTCTTGCACGGAACGGCGACGGTGACGCCTCAAGGGCTGAGGATGTCATAAGATACGTCATCAAGGACCAGCATGACAACCCCAAAGACTTGTGGTATGGCGACTATACGCGAGAGCCGGAGGAGCCAACTGTTGGAACACCATGGTACCCTGCCCGCATGTACGGATCGTGGGACCCGAACTGGCGAGGCTTCGTCGGTCTCAGCTTCATCACGATATACGAAGAGTTCGGTGACCTGTTGTCTGACGATTTGAAGGGGCTTATACTGGAAAGTCTACGTAACTGCAGCATTGGCGGCTCATACCGCGAGGGTGGTGTGAACGGAGATAACCTCTATCCATCTTACAGTAACACTGCAATCATGCGTGCAATCGAGACAAGCTGGACCGGTCGCCAAATAGGCGATGACAATATGACACAGGCTGGAGAGGATTATGCGAAGAAGATTATTGACCTCTTTGACTTGCATGATACGCTTTCTGAATTCAACTCAGCGACTTACACCGGCATTTCACTCTTTGGTCTTACACTATGGTGTAAGTATGGCCATGGGGATAgtattctctcccaaagaGGTCCAGATCTCCTGCGCGGTGTCTGGAATTACACATCGCAACTGTGGAATCCGGGGATGCGGAACCTCGCTGGTCCATGGGACCGTTCATACACGTTCGACATGACCAAGTCTCTCGGCATCCTATCCCACTTTCTCGCACCCATTATCGGTAGAAAAGAGGCGGGTGTATGGCAGTACCCGGAAGTCATGAGCCATGCCCGTGACTGGGCTTGGGCGCCACTCATTGCCGTCCACTCGGAATTCCACAACTCATTGCTTTCGGAGGATCTTAAGGAGTCACTGAAGATATTTGATGGAGAGAGGACATACAAAGGGAAGGCCTACTATCCGCCCTACGACCTTGATACCCGTAATATCACGACGTGGCTCAGCGAGTCGCTGATGATCGGAGCTCAGTCGTATCGGACGCAGAGCGCAAACGGACCGTCGAATAACAAGGCCCAGTTCCATCCCGCTGTTGCACATTGGGCTTATGGAGATGATAGCATCGGATGGCTCAGC CTCCGTCCTACTGAGGCCCACGTCCTGATGCAAGTCTCGCCAAAGAAGCTGAAAGTGACTTATCCTGAGGGGACCAGCAGTTCTGTATTCACTTTTGTGGCCTCTCCCTCACTTGCGAAGAGGGATGTCCAGTCGTGGGCTGACATTCAAGGCATCTCGATATCTGTCTCTGGAAATGCAAATCCCGTGCCGAAGGTCACATTCGCTGGCCGATATGGTGGTTTAGGAAGTCCAATTTACGACTACAATTATTGGAGTTTGGTTCATACGATGCCTCCTGGATTTGAGGGCGCCCCTGAGATTATCATTGAGTTCGAATGA
- a CDS encoding hypothetical protein (At least one base has a quality score < 10), giving the protein MGGTCCSEQFGAEWGSRSRRVIEIPALVRGGPKLERFSFTLGMRTEQNPFSGQLAAMAYTLKHLPDLEYRSVALLASNKAAVLMVRNRRQQSGQEYVGCIYDSINVLRLKGNVVAVVWMPIGAEHRLLKMAKNEARSASQDGAVPARKFPRMRSTTLNITRSSQRTRKQLPDNVGRFSKKVDAALPGKYHAVPTCQNGLSQNQAAQKNGVPPTTLSDRLRGLPSKSEVTQPAQLLSKSEESRLVTWILRQEALGYAPSHSQVRATVAALLRQQGRERPIGIHWLARFIKRHDDIKTTVGKRQEAARFNSFTPMAVNWYFDIRESEYGWIKPENTVNVDEGGIMAGFGLDSLVIGSSDPRRKAFLKGSQSRTWTTFIEAVTADGRLLKPGIIFKGKELQQQWFIDELRGIADWYYITSDNGWTDNHIAVEWLKEVYLPQTQPADESDARLIILDGHGSHVSDEWMATCFLNNVYCCYLPAHCSHGLQPLDNGVFNVSKAAYRKELQKLASLTDSAPVDKVNFIKAYAKAREVGMTKKNILSGWRVTGNWPISRRKALIHPEIQPDKKEATPGSDGHRDGQVDSDNTPKTSRHIRDMGKNKSPSTRRRYSVISKGFEAQESKIASLSTRIASLEEEVGRLSRGKKRKAIPNPNKRFMTLAEALVTGETISKANEAIEEADAVEDVIEVGGMEEVESSNSEEEELGVVRTRAGREVKIPRKY; this is encoded by the exons ATGGGCGGTACGTGCTGCAGTGAGCAGTTCGGCGCGGAATGGGGTAGTCGGAGTCGGCGGGTCATCGAGATCCCTGCCTTGGTGCGAGGAGGACCGAAGCTTGAGCGCTTTTCTTTCACGCTCGGCATGAGGACGGAGCAGAACCCATTTTCCGGACAACTAGCAGCGATGGCTTACACGTTGAAACACTTACCCGACCTTGAGTATCGAAGCGTGGCACTGTTGGCGAGCAACAAAGCCGCCGTGCTCATGGTCCGAAACCGTCGCCAGCAGTCGGGTCAAGAGTATGTTGGATGCATATATGATTCTATCAATGTATTGAGGCTTAAGGGAAACGTGGTAGCTGTCGTATGGATGCCCATCGGTGCTGAACACAGGCTCCTGAAAATGGCTAAGAATGAGGCGCGAAGTGCAAGCCAAGACGGTGCCGTCCCAGCTCGGAAGTTTCCCCGAATGCGATCGACGACCCTGAACATAACCCGATCGAGTCAGCGTACTAGGAAACAGCTACCAGATAACGTAGGGAGGTTTTCAAAGAAGGTCGATGCTGCACTCCCAGGCAAgtaccatgcagtacccacctgcC AAAATGGCCTCTCCCAGAACCAGGCCGCCCAGAAGAACGGCGTGCCTCCGACCACTCTCTCTGACCGATTAAGAGGCCTACCGTCAAAATCCGAGGTCACCCAGCCTGCTCAGCTGCTATCCAAGTCGGAGGAGTCCAGATTGGTTACCTGGAtacttcgacaagaggcCTTGGGCTATGCACCTTCTCACAGCCAAGTTCGCGCCACCGTTGCTGCCCTCTTGAGACAGCAAGGACGGGAAAGGCCTATCGGTATACACTGGCTAGCTAGGTTCATTAAACGCCATGACGATATCAAGACGACGGTGGGGAAACGCCAGGAAGCTGCAAGGTTCAATTCCTTTACCCCAATGGCcgtcaattggtactttgatatccgggagagcgaatatggctggatcaaacCGGAGAACACGGTTAATGTTGACGAGGGCGGTATCATGGCTGGATTTG GCTTGGATTCCTTGGTCATTGGCAGTAGCGATCCTAggaggaaggccttcctcaaggGCTCGCAGTCCCGCACTTGGACTACCTTTATCGAAGCCGTCACCGCAGATGGTCGCCTTCTAAAGCCGGGGATTATCTTCAAAGGTAAagagcttcagcaacagTGGTTTATCGATGAGCTCCGGGGGATCGCCGACTGGTATTATATCACGTCCGATAATGGCTGGACGGACAACCATATCGCAGTCGAGTGGCTCAAGGAGGTCTATCTGCCTCAAACGCAACCGGCGGATGAGTCTGATGCAAGGCTCATCATATTagatggccatggaagcCATGTATCT gatgagtggatggctacgtgctttttgaacaacgtaTATTGCTGTTACCTGCCTgcacactgctctcatggGCTGCAGCCGCTGGATAATGGCGTCTTTAATGTATCCAAGGCTGCCTACCGAAAAGAACTGCAAAAACTCGCCAGCCTGACCGATTCTGCGCCGgtagacaaggtcaacttcatcaaggcctATGCCAAGGCCAGGGAAGTGGgtatgacgaagaaaaatATACTCTCAGGCTGGAGAGTGACTGGAAACTGGCCGATTTCACGGCGGAAAGCGCTCATACATCCTGAGATTCAACcggacaagaaggaagcgaCGCCCGGGTCGGACGGCCACCGAGACGGGCAAGTCGACTCTGATAATacgccaaagaccagccGCCACATCCGAGATAtggggaagaacaagagcccgtcaacaagaaggcgcTATTCTGTGATATCGAAAGGGTTTGAAGCccaagagtcaaagatcgCCTCTCTGAGCACCAGGATAGCCagtctggaggaggaagttggcCGGTtgagcagaggcaagaagaggaaggcgaTACCGAATCCCAATAAAAGATTCATGACATTGGCAGAAGCTCTGGTAACTGGTGAGACTATTTCCAAGGCAAACGAAGCAATTGAAGAGGcggatgctgttgaggatgtgatcGAGGTGGgagggatggaagaagttgagagTTCAAATtcggaggaggaagaattaGGTGTGGTACGCACACGCGCAGGGCGTGAAGTCAAAATACCGCGAAAATATTAA
- a CDS encoding L-lactate dehydrogenase produces MDSSSRIAIVGVGEVGGAIAYNLTLGSIASELLLVDLDLTLRNAQVEDLSDVAYSTGGSTRVRAATFRETAQSDIVVITAASKRTLGQTTADYTSRNTFMIREVMDAMKPFRSDTIMLVIANPVDLLTSIAQEMSGLPKSQVIGSGTSLDTSRLRGMVASRGSVSPSSIGVFVVGVHGEDQVTAWSTATVGAVPISEIQMFSTLDHTRIDSICKHRSQVIIRGKGSAPFGIASVAANLCCYILLDKREIIPVCHYQPQFDCCLSMPAIIGRKVILSTMHLSLDDQEQWAIAASAKHLKDRIEWIQNDWWL; encoded by the exons ATGGACTCGAGTTCTCGAATCGCAATCGTCGGCGTCGGCGAAGTTGGCGGGGCCATCGCCTACAATCTAACACTGGGCTCCATCGCTAGCGAGTTGCTTCTCGTTGACCTTgacttgaccttgagaaACGCTCAAGTCGAAGATCTCTCGGATGTGGCCTACAGCACTGGTGGCAGCACACGGGTGCGAGCTGCCACGTTCCGGGAGACGGCCCAGAGTGATATCGTGGTCATCACCGCCGCATCCAAGCGCACATTAG GCCAAACTACTGCCGACTACACATCTCGGAACACCTTCATGATCCGGGAAGTCATGGATGCAATGAAGCCTTTCCGATCTGACACGATTATGCTCGTCATTGCAAACCCTGTTGATCTGCTCACTTCCATCGCTCAGGAAATGTCTGGGCTTCCCAAATCTCAAGTCATAGGTTCAGGAACCTCTCTGGATACTTCCAGGCTACGCGGAATGGTTGCGTCTCGAGGTTCG GTCTCCCCCTCTTCCATAGGTGTTTTTGTGGTTGGTGTTCACGGAGAAGACCAAGTTACTGCATGGTCGACGGCAACTGTTGGTGCTGTCCCCATTTCTGAGATCCAGATGTTTAGCACTCTTGATCATACAAGAATCGACAGCATCTGCAAGCATCGATCCCAAGTCATCATCCGAGGTAAAGGCTCAGCCCCATTCGGAATTGCCTCTGTAGCTGCAAACTTATGCTGTTATATTCTCTTGGACAAGCGTGAAATCATCCCTGTCTGCCATTACCAACCTCAGTTCGATTGCTGTCTGAGCATGCCTGCTATCATTGGAAGGAAAGTCATTCTGAGCACCATGCACCTGTCTTTGGACGATCAGGAGCAATGGGCTATAGCAGCATCAGCGAAGCACTTAAAGGACAGGATTGAGTGGATCCAAAATGATTGGTGGCTGTGA